From a region of the Listeria monocytogenes ATCC 19117 genome:
- a CDS encoding flagellar motor switch protein, protein MEQLLEKNITQMELDVIGEIANISFGSASTVLSDLLHQQVTISTPKVEIVDLYNTKDIDIPHVVLEVNFHKGIEMRNLFVLQSEVAAAIADLMMMGDGNIDPNEELSELHLSAVQEAMNQMMGHSATAMSNMFGEMIDITTPDIKVIALKEQLEDTNDQTMIKVGFDLIIGDLITSNLMQLIPIDKGHELAKRLLGDAVPEPEPVKEEISLTAEELDVFLEVCNIGIGSASTVLSKLLNRKVSLQIPTARVIDSKEFEFNERPCLVTSVEFVEGLRSSNTFIISKNAALIMADLMMMGDGLVQEDAELTELEVSAVQELMNQMMGFSATAMSEMLGTKIDISPPTMEFCNFGDTMIQKNIEEGKTVEVIFPLEVEGLLKTPMYQIFNPAAAKEMAQLMLGIQAKEVAEKEATTPAEIIEPEKPAEPVHQAVIEEKETLSEMEQILEDIPVTLEVVFGTAKVKLEKFISWCEKDVIILKESMNEPLVLALNGVTIGKGILVRVDDHFGIQMTELVR, encoded by the coding sequence GTGGAGCAATTACTAGAGAAAAATATCACGCAAATGGAACTAGATGTGATAGGAGAAATCGCCAATATTTCGTTTGGCTCAGCTTCTACGGTCTTATCTGATTTACTACACCAACAAGTCACCATTTCGACGCCAAAAGTTGAGATTGTTGATTTATATAATACGAAAGACATTGATATTCCACATGTCGTGTTAGAAGTGAATTTTCACAAAGGAATCGAAATGCGGAATTTATTTGTTCTGCAATCAGAAGTGGCTGCGGCTATCGCGGACTTAATGATGATGGGTGATGGAAACATTGATCCGAATGAAGAACTTTCAGAACTTCATCTAAGCGCCGTACAAGAAGCGATGAACCAAATGATGGGACATTCCGCCACTGCGATGAGCAATATGTTTGGCGAAATGATTGATATTACGACACCAGACATTAAAGTAATCGCGCTAAAAGAACAATTAGAAGATACGAACGACCAAACAATGATAAAAGTCGGCTTTGACTTAATTATCGGCGACTTGATCACATCGAATTTAATGCAACTCATCCCTATTGATAAAGGGCATGAACTTGCAAAAAGATTACTTGGCGACGCAGTTCCAGAGCCAGAACCAGTAAAAGAAGAAATCAGCTTAACGGCCGAAGAGTTAGATGTCTTTTTAGAAGTATGTAATATCGGCATCGGTTCAGCTTCAACCGTTCTATCCAAATTGCTTAACCGTAAAGTTTCCTTACAAATCCCAACTGCACGCGTAATTGATAGCAAAGAGTTCGAGTTTAATGAACGCCCTTGCTTAGTGACGAGTGTGGAATTTGTCGAAGGGCTGCGCTCAAGCAACACATTTATCATTAGCAAAAATGCCGCGCTAATTATGGCAGATTTAATGATGATGGGAGACGGTTTGGTTCAAGAAGATGCAGAACTGACGGAACTTGAAGTCAGCGCAGTGCAAGAATTAATGAACCAGATGATGGGCTTCTCAGCGACAGCAATGTCAGAAATGCTCGGAACAAAAATCGATATTAGCCCGCCTACAATGGAATTTTGTAATTTCGGCGATACGATGATTCAAAAAAACATTGAAGAAGGAAAAACTGTCGAAGTCATCTTCCCGCTAGAAGTAGAAGGACTATTAAAAACGCCAATGTACCAAATTTTTAATCCAGCAGCAGCAAAAGAAATGGCGCAATTGATGCTTGGGATTCAGGCGAAAGAAGTCGCAGAGAAAGAAGCGACGACTCCAGCAGAAATAATCGAACCAGAAAAACCAGCTGAACCAGTGCACCAAGCAGTTATCGAAGAAAAAGAAACACTTTCCGAAATGGAACAAATTTTGGAAGATATTCCCGTAACGCTTGAAGTGGTATTCGGAACAGCAAAAGTAAAACTCGAAAAATTTATCTCTTGGTGTGAAAAAGATGTGATTATCCTAAAAGAGAGTATGAACGAACCACTTGTCTTAGCGCTAAATGGCGTGACGATTGGTAAAGGAATTTTAGTTCGCGTGGATGATCATTTTGGTATACAAATGACGGAGTTAGTAAGGTGA
- a CDS encoding YaaR family protein yields MNNVSIGQISQSKQTNVVRGMQELNQTQQLYFEQMKANGKKQTPSLTEINELITNVTDKKSLVEMDMTVDNVLSYKKAVQTFLNFYVNNVMDYDNIESRHPKYGFSQKMTILKQVEKQTNELDDVMNLIDTKTGHLDMLNRIGEITGMILDVVL; encoded by the coding sequence ATGAATAATGTTTCAATTGGCCAAATTTCGCAGTCCAAACAGACGAATGTAGTTAGGGGAATGCAAGAATTAAATCAAACACAACAGCTTTATTTTGAACAAATGAAGGCAAATGGCAAGAAACAAACTCCTTCCCTGACTGAAATTAACGAACTAATCACGAATGTCACAGATAAAAAGTCACTCGTTGAAATGGATATGACGGTAGATAATGTTTTGAGCTATAAAAAAGCAGTCCAAACATTTTTGAATTTTTATGTGAATAATGTGATGGATTACGACAATATCGAAAGCCGTCATCCAAAATACGGGTTTTCGCAAAAAATGACGATTTTAAAGCAAGTAGAAAAACAAACCAATGAACTCGATGATGTAATGAATTTAATTGATACAAAAACTGGACATTTAGACATGCTAAACCGTATTGGTGAGATTACTGGCATGATTCTCGATGTCGTATTGTAG
- the flgK gene encoding flagellar hook-associated protein FlgK: MRLSDFNTSLSGMSAAQIANMVAQQNISNMNTPGYIRQAVDQTAVYGDGGLLGGKQTGYGVKVTDIKRLTNTALTTQYNNQIAKQSASLYQSGALGQALNLFGTPGKNTPSDNLDNFFTAWAALAKNPDQATNTTALLSSMSIFTDQLNQLHSGLKELETTIAADTDAAIQDLNSLIKKLGSINKAIGNAGSNPPNDLLNQRDQLLSTMAGYAGISVSAHPNNPDVYDVTIGGRLVVQGDETTEITSTRTATGFEFSVDGQKLNMPEGSIIASVRVNQNEIKSYQEKIETFSNSLAKALDDIQVKNVNKTMDDLQKINDALKANPNDEKLLSNRDELLRLLEKFPGVTRSGDTLTIGGVDHAIDTLGTSTYVTDVNDFSIPIFTQSSGKWILNPAITSNADNKPFLGVIAADIASLKTDKNIQGTTFPSFMDGIITEVATDASKSSATSTADTQALNSLSESKSSLEGVNIDEEMTNIMQYQSYYVANTKAMNTVNDMMKALLAML; encoded by the coding sequence GTGCGTTTAAGTGATTTTAATACGTCATTATCGGGCATGTCAGCGGCGCAAATCGCTAATATGGTCGCTCAGCAAAATATTAGTAATATGAATACGCCAGGATACATAAGACAAGCTGTGGATCAGACGGCGGTTTACGGTGACGGTGGTCTGCTTGGTGGGAAACAAACAGGCTACGGAGTCAAAGTGACAGACATTAAACGTCTAACAAATACAGCACTTACGACACAATACAATAATCAAATCGCCAAACAATCCGCTTCGTTATATCAAAGTGGGGCGCTCGGTCAAGCACTTAATTTATTTGGTACTCCAGGGAAAAATACACCAAGTGATAATTTAGATAATTTCTTCACCGCTTGGGCAGCATTAGCGAAAAATCCTGACCAAGCAACGAATACAACGGCACTTTTATCCAGTATGTCGATTTTTACGGATCAATTAAACCAACTTCATTCGGGCTTAAAAGAATTAGAAACAACCATTGCAGCAGATACAGATGCCGCGATTCAAGACTTAAATTCATTAATTAAAAAATTAGGCAGTATCAATAAAGCAATCGGAAATGCAGGCTCCAACCCACCGAACGATTTGCTGAACCAACGCGATCAACTACTTAGTACGATGGCTGGCTATGCTGGGATTTCCGTGAGCGCCCATCCGAATAATCCAGATGTGTACGATGTGACAATTGGCGGACGTCTTGTTGTCCAAGGTGATGAAACGACCGAAATCACATCAACGCGAACCGCGACTGGCTTTGAATTTTCCGTAGACGGTCAAAAACTCAACATGCCAGAAGGTTCCATCATCGCTTCCGTTCGTGTTAACCAAAATGAAATTAAATCGTACCAAGAAAAAATCGAAACTTTTTCGAACAGCCTAGCAAAAGCATTAGATGATATTCAAGTCAAAAACGTCAATAAAACAATGGACGATTTGCAAAAAATCAATGATGCGCTCAAAGCGAATCCGAACGACGAAAAACTACTGAGCAATCGCGATGAACTTTTGCGTCTATTAGAAAAATTCCCTGGTGTGACTCGTTCTGGTGATACGCTGACGATTGGCGGAGTTGACCACGCGATTGACACGCTTGGCACGAGTACATATGTAACCGATGTGAATGATTTTTCCATTCCAATTTTCACCCAAAGCTCTGGCAAATGGATCCTGAATCCTGCAATCACAAGTAACGCTGATAACAAGCCGTTTCTAGGAGTTATCGCGGCGGATATCGCTTCCTTGAAAACAGACAAAAACATTCAAGGAACAACTTTCCCGAGTTTCATGGACGGAATCATTACCGAAGTGGCGACGGACGCTAGTAAAAGTAGCGCAACTTCTACGGCAGACACGCAAGCTTTAAATTCCCTTTCTGAATCAAAATCATCTCTTGAAGGAGTTAATATTGACGAGGAAATGACAAATATCATGCAATACCAAAGTTATTATGTGGCCAATACGAAAGCCATGAACACAGTGAACGATATGATGAAAGCTCTCTTAGCCATGTTATAA
- a CDS encoding flagellar hook-associated protein 3 yields the protein MRISTNQQANSIINQLNNVSGNLAKYQLQVSSGKKYESMSENPGATAQILSYNHVLSQLNREKTDVTEAKSLLNTAETSLSSMSTSMNRVNALVLQAINGTSDKDNMSQSAEEIKGLLDVLISVANSEDDGRYVFSGSSTSVKPFTTDKTTGEIIYNGTTENKKFRVTDTLEVEVFHDGSAMTDVFNNIQKIVDAMKTGDKDALSALQETNSKNIEIITNSMTNIGGQKNGVAAYDNVLSSKIVDFSERKSNVEEVNMPEAVSNLNKTSIAYQAALQSSVMVQKLSILNYM from the coding sequence ATGCGAATTTCAACGAATCAACAAGCAAATTCAATAATTAATCAGCTGAATAATGTCTCAGGAAACCTTGCAAAATACCAATTACAAGTATCTTCTGGGAAAAAGTATGAATCGATGAGCGAAAATCCTGGTGCAACAGCGCAAATTTTATCCTATAATCATGTGCTTAGTCAGCTAAATCGCGAAAAAACGGACGTAACCGAAGCAAAATCATTATTAAATACGGCTGAAACATCCCTTTCATCCATGTCTACATCGATGAACCGGGTAAATGCTTTAGTCTTGCAAGCGATTAACGGCACGAGCGATAAAGACAATATGTCGCAATCAGCCGAAGAAATCAAAGGTTTACTGGATGTTCTTATTTCTGTCGCTAACTCAGAAGACGATGGCAGATATGTTTTTAGTGGTTCTAGCACGAGCGTGAAGCCATTTACAACAGATAAAACCACTGGAGAAATCATCTATAACGGAACAACAGAAAATAAAAAATTCCGCGTAACGGACACATTAGAAGTAGAAGTTTTCCATGATGGTAGTGCGATGACGGATGTGTTTAACAACATTCAAAAAATCGTTGACGCAATGAAAACTGGCGATAAGGATGCTTTGTCTGCCTTGCAAGAAACAAACAGCAAGAATATTGAAATCATCACCAATTCGATGACAAATATCGGCGGACAGAAAAACGGTGTAGCAGCCTATGATAACGTACTTTCTAGCAAAATTGTCGACTTTTCCGAACGTAAATCCAATGTCGAAGAAGTCAATATGCCAGAAGCTGTAAGTAATCTAAATAAAACATCGATTGCATACCAAGCCGCACTACAATCCAGTGTGATGGTACAAAAATTAAGCATTCTAAATTATATGTGA
- a CDS encoding flagellar hook-associated protein 2 produces MGSSIASSLMDPTQYYSQFISLQKASLEKAKTPYQNQISSYQSRIDLYASLKNALSESLKTMSSFTTYESKTKLATSSNETSFTVSSTSSSVNGSYSIEVQNLATADTYNKAVPDIEAKIGVSGTIKINGKEIKVDADSSMKNVMNSINSAGAKVNIYTLGENMVVTSSTTGVENSIKFEGDSAVLDALGLVQNSPDHLAAEDAKLRINGATVTSATNKVTNYIPGVTINLKKETTGAEKLTIQDQSDEKAASMITSFVNTYNALTSTMKTYTGKGTILQASAADLEANRALNNVFQHKKDGNTLFDFGISVDKEGVLKVDETAMKKMVAEDPTAVERFFFGIGGIGDELYQSLNKTFGSTGFISDETTSMTNEINKLNLKLTDITSRNDTLLTNITDQYNKWLEMMQAMQSDAMTLDALIDGMNSSNK; encoded by the coding sequence GTGGGAAGTTCGATTGCAAGCAGTTTAATGGACCCAACGCAATACTATTCGCAATTTATCAGTCTTCAAAAAGCTAGTTTGGAAAAAGCGAAAACGCCTTATCAAAACCAAATTTCCAGCTACCAATCACGGATTGATCTTTATGCTAGTTTGAAAAATGCTTTATCTGAGTCGCTGAAAACGATGAGCTCTTTCACGACTTATGAAAGTAAAACCAAACTCGCGACTTCATCCAACGAAACGAGTTTTACTGTTTCATCAACGAGCAGTTCCGTCAACGGCAGTTATTCTATCGAAGTCCAAAACTTGGCGACCGCAGACACTTACAATAAAGCAGTACCTGATATTGAGGCAAAAATCGGTGTAAGCGGGACAATCAAAATCAATGGCAAAGAAATTAAAGTTGATGCAGATAGCTCAATGAAAAATGTGATGAACTCCATCAATAGCGCCGGAGCTAAGGTGAATATCTACACGCTAGGCGAAAACATGGTCGTAACTTCTTCAACAACCGGTGTCGAAAACAGTATTAAATTTGAAGGCGATTCGGCTGTTCTCGATGCACTTGGATTAGTACAAAATTCCCCAGACCATTTAGCTGCAGAGGACGCCAAACTCAGAATCAACGGAGCGACCGTTACAAGTGCAACAAACAAGGTAACCAACTACATCCCAGGCGTGACCATCAACCTCAAAAAAGAAACAACTGGCGCTGAAAAATTAACCATCCAAGACCAAAGCGATGAAAAAGCAGCCAGCATGATCACCAGTTTTGTAAATACATACAATGCACTAACAAGCACAATGAAAACCTACACGGGAAAAGGAACCATTTTACAAGCATCTGCTGCCGACCTCGAAGCAAATCGCGCCCTAAACAACGTATTCCAACATAAAAAAGATGGGAATACATTATTCGATTTTGGAATAAGTGTCGACAAAGAAGGCGTTTTAAAAGTCGATGAAACTGCAATGAAAAAAATGGTAGCTGAAGACCCAACCGCCGTCGAAAGATTTTTCTTTGGCATTGGTGGAATTGGCGATGAACTGTATCAATCTTTGAACAAAACATTTGGCTCGACAGGCTTTATCAGTGATGAAACGACCTCGATGACGAATGAAATCAATAAATTAAACCTCAAGTTAACCGATATTACTAGCCGAAATGACACGTTATTAACGAATATTACGGATCAATACAACAAATGGCTTGAAATGATGCAAGCTATGCAAAGCGACGCCATGACGCTAGATGCCCTCATCGATGGCATGAACAGTTCTAATAAATAA
- the fliS gene encoding flagellar export chaperone FliS, producing the protein MQAWKRYTQNELNTSNPIKNTIYIYERCIIEFKKLDKALEQLHFSEADLILDKMEKIFEELKLQLNPEAGQELYDNIFGLYEWISEQIRQMQLLKQPVNIDTIIHVITQLKEGYEGVMKHESSKDTFG; encoded by the coding sequence ATGCAAGCTTGGAAACGATACACGCAAAATGAATTAAATACGAGCAACCCCATTAAAAACACCATTTATATATACGAACGTTGTATTATTGAATTTAAAAAATTGGACAAAGCACTCGAACAACTACATTTTTCCGAAGCCGATCTTATTCTTGATAAAATGGAAAAAATCTTTGAAGAATTAAAATTACAATTAAATCCAGAAGCCGGGCAAGAACTTTACGATAACATTTTCGGCTTATATGAATGGATTTCTGAACAAATTCGCCAAATGCAACTACTAAAACAACCCGTTAATATTGATACTATCATTCATGTTATCACGCAGCTTAAAGAAGGCTACGAGGGAGTGATGAAACATGAATCAAGCAAAGACACATTTGGTTGA
- the flgB gene encoding flagellar basal body rod protein FlgB: MENYTTHIGNYLNYLQTANQVVSNNIANANTPNFKASEASFEESFGSSLRASGQNSIESAGNLTKTNTKHLAGTDIDETNAKVTTKSGSINEDGNNVNVTSEMISLTKNNQMYALAISALNYNSSINTAARGK, encoded by the coding sequence GTGGAAAATTATACCACGCATATTGGCAACTACTTGAATTATCTTCAAACAGCCAACCAAGTAGTTTCAAATAATATCGCCAATGCCAATACGCCCAATTTTAAAGCAAGTGAAGCGAGTTTTGAGGAATCATTTGGCTCAAGTTTGCGCGCATCTGGTCAGAATAGCATCGAGTCGGCCGGCAACCTAACGAAAACAAACACAAAACATTTAGCTGGAACCGATATAGACGAAACAAATGCAAAAGTAACGACCAAGAGCGGCTCCATCAACGAAGACGGCAACAATGTCAACGTCACTTCTGAAATGATTAGCTTAACAAAAAATAACCAAATGTACGCGCTCGCTATCAGTGCACTCAACTATAATTCATCCATCAACACAGCAGCCCGTGGAAAGTAA
- the flgC gene encoding flagellar basal body rod protein FlgC, translating into MFEGINTSGSALNAAKQWMEVSSNNIANADSSAAPGETPFLRKRVVLSEITPFETALTGTKGVKVSEISSDTGSVKRVYDPTHPNANEAGYVNYANVDMTAEMTNLMVGQKMYAANTSALQANEKMMEKDLEIGKV; encoded by the coding sequence ATGTTTGAAGGAATAAACACAAGTGGCTCCGCGTTAAATGCTGCGAAACAATGGATGGAAGTAAGCTCCAATAATATCGCGAACGCCGATTCAAGCGCCGCACCTGGCGAGACACCTTTCCTTAGAAAACGCGTCGTATTATCCGAAATCACACCATTTGAAACAGCTCTAACTGGAACAAAAGGTGTTAAAGTAAGCGAAATATCGAGCGACACAGGAAGCGTCAAACGTGTCTATGATCCAACTCATCCTAACGCAAATGAAGCAGGTTACGTCAACTACGCAAATGTAGATATGACAGCCGAAATGACCAATTTAATGGTCGGGCAAAAAATGTACGCGGCAAACACTTCCGCCTTACAAGCAAATGAAAAAATGATGGAAAAAGATTTAGAAATTGGCAAAGTATAA
- the fliE gene encoding flagellar hook-basal body complex protein FliE, with protein MAIESINAASVLPKVTLGETAKTDNATGAGNTFTQMLDSMSDTQSNAQTSVSNLLTTGEGNASDVLIQMKKAESEMKTAAVIRDNVIESYKQLLNMQV; from the coding sequence ATGGCAATTGAAAGTATTAATGCAGCAAGTGTCTTACCTAAAGTAACGCTTGGTGAAACCGCGAAAACAGACAATGCGACAGGTGCCGGAAATACCTTCACGCAAATGCTGGATAGTATGAGTGATACACAATCAAACGCGCAAACTTCCGTATCGAACCTTTTAACAACAGGCGAAGGAAATGCGAGTGATGTACTCATTCAAATGAAAAAAGCAGAATCAGAAATGAAAACTGCTGCGGTCATTCGTGATAATGTAATCGAAAGCTACAAACAGCTTTTAAATATGCAAGTGTAG
- the fliF gene encoding flagellar basal-body MS-ring/collar protein FliF: MAKIKTMYSKLKNWHKGAILVGLFVVVTVLLLYMNTPKTEVTLYKNLSETSQQQVTDQLAKMGVDYTVDKSGNILVDEKVETLVRDKFADLGIPYTGQDGNDILLNSSLGASEEDKKMQEKVGTKVNLEKEIVQSYGTTIDSASVQLTLPESSSIFEEASQKGTAAVTLKTKNNQTLTSEQVLGIQRTVSAAVPNVASDDVAIIDTKNGVISEADTSKEEGSSAYKNEVDIQNAIGKNVKTDIEGTLSSIFALDNFRVNTNVSVNFDEIKQNTEHYPNDGKVRSNQKDTSTDTSKGSANTTESGTASNADVPNYTEQNGDDTNTYTSEKSSETTNYELDSTIQEIKKHPALAKTNVVVWVDQNALNKNGVDMAEFTKAIGVSAGLTPNMTTEEAGADGEAAAAPTFEGTFQNGDVTIMPIQFLDNATPAEKDTTEKAAPASKAWIWWLAGSLLFAIIAAGIIAYIIFLKRKEQLEEALEPEEKDYIPAEEAIINPEEHPDFNFQTDAFDLSEPELKARKESLKNKLGEMAKEDPGRAAAVIQKWLNERQE, translated from the coding sequence ATGGCAAAAATAAAAACAATGTATTCGAAATTGAAGAATTGGCACAAAGGCGCGATTTTAGTCGGCCTTTTTGTCGTAGTCACGGTGTTATTACTCTACATGAACACGCCCAAAACAGAAGTTACTCTTTATAAAAATCTATCCGAAACAAGCCAACAACAAGTCACCGATCAATTAGCCAAAATGGGCGTTGATTATACCGTCGACAAAAGTGGTAACATTTTAGTCGATGAAAAAGTGGAGACACTCGTTCGTGACAAATTTGCGGACCTAGGTATTCCATACACAGGCCAAGATGGCAATGACATTCTACTAAACAGCTCACTTGGAGCCAGTGAAGAAGATAAAAAAATGCAAGAAAAAGTTGGTACGAAAGTCAATTTAGAAAAAGAAATCGTTCAAAGCTATGGAACAACCATCGATAGCGCCTCCGTGCAGCTAACTTTACCAGAATCAAGTTCGATTTTTGAAGAAGCAAGCCAAAAAGGAACAGCCGCAGTAACACTCAAAACCAAAAACAATCAAACACTAACAAGCGAACAAGTTCTCGGCATTCAGCGCACCGTCAGCGCAGCCGTACCAAATGTTGCTAGTGATGACGTAGCGATTATCGATACGAAAAATGGTGTTATCTCTGAAGCAGACACATCCAAAGAAGAAGGCAGTTCTGCTTATAAAAATGAAGTCGATATCCAAAATGCGATTGGAAAAAATGTGAAAACAGATATCGAAGGGACACTTTCCAGCATTTTTGCCCTAGATAATTTCCGCGTGAATACAAATGTCTCGGTTAATTTTGACGAAATCAAACAAAATACGGAACATTATCCAAACGACGGAAAAGTACGTAGCAACCAAAAAGACACATCAACAGACACATCAAAAGGTTCCGCGAATACGACGGAATCAGGAACCGCCTCAAACGCTGACGTACCAAATTACACGGAACAAAATGGTGATGATACGAACACCTATACAAGCGAAAAATCAAGTGAAACAACGAATTATGAACTAGACTCCACCATCCAAGAAATCAAAAAACACCCAGCCCTAGCAAAGACAAATGTCGTTGTCTGGGTTGATCAAAATGCTTTAAATAAAAATGGTGTTGACATGGCCGAATTCACAAAAGCAATTGGAGTTTCAGCTGGATTAACGCCTAATATGACAACCGAAGAAGCAGGCGCAGACGGAGAAGCAGCAGCCGCACCAACATTCGAAGGTACTTTCCAAAATGGCGATGTTACCATCATGCCGATCCAGTTCTTAGACAACGCCACGCCAGCAGAAAAAGATACAACAGAAAAAGCAGCACCAGCAAGCAAAGCCTGGATTTGGTGGCTTGCAGGAAGTTTACTCTTCGCCATCATTGCAGCTGGAATTATCGCCTACATTATCTTCCTTAAACGTAAAGAACAACTAGAAGAAGCATTAGAACCAGAAGAAAAAGACTACATTCCAGCCGAAGAAGCAATCATCAACCCAGAAGAACATCCAGATTTCAACTTCCAAACAGACGCGTTCGATTTATCAGAACCAGAATTAAAAGCCCGCAAAGAAAGCTTGAAAAATAAACTCGGTGAAATGGCCAAAGAAGACCCAGGGCGCGCCGCAGCAGTCATCCAAAAATGGCTCAATGAAAGGCAGGAATAA
- a CDS encoding flagellar motor switch protein FliG: MAETLKETLEETNAELETVEVEETEEKTTTSADSGISRREKAALIIWSLDEQIATEVVDLLPDASKQRLAREMAKMKEMDGGAVEEATREFLGELELLSGGIAKLDREHLQRLFPDMTTEELNQLIYGVEAESRIGETALDILREIDDVDSLFTIISDESPQTIAMIASYMKPEEASKLLALLPEEKMINTVIGIASLEQFDSEVMQNVSNLLRIKLDTMSNSSLNKTDGIKNVANILNNVTRGLERTIFEHLDAEQAELSERIKEKMFMFEDIILLDNMTLQQVLAEIQDNNKIARALKNEKEELKEKILSCVSKNRRDMITEELEVLGPIRLSDVEQAQQDIANVVKNLEKDGKIVIQRGEQDVLI, from the coding sequence ATGGCAGAAACACTCAAAGAAACCTTAGAAGAAACAAATGCTGAACTAGAAACTGTCGAAGTAGAAGAAACGGAAGAAAAAACAACTACTTCAGCAGATTCAGGTATTTCAAGACGTGAAAAAGCCGCACTTATTATTTGGAGCCTCGACGAACAAATCGCGACCGAAGTGGTAGATTTGCTCCCTGACGCATCCAAACAACGCCTTGCACGTGAAATGGCCAAAATGAAAGAAATGGACGGCGGCGCAGTAGAAGAAGCAACTAGAGAATTTTTAGGGGAATTAGAACTTCTTTCAGGAGGAATTGCTAAACTCGACCGCGAACACTTACAACGCTTGTTCCCAGACATGACGACGGAAGAACTAAATCAACTCATTTACGGGGTAGAAGCAGAATCACGTATCGGCGAAACCGCGCTAGATATTTTACGAGAAATTGATGATGTTGACTCCTTGTTTACAATTATTAGCGACGAATCGCCACAAACCATCGCGATGATAGCTTCATACATGAAACCAGAAGAAGCATCGAAACTACTAGCCTTACTACCGGAAGAAAAAATGATTAACACTGTTATTGGTATCGCGAGCCTAGAACAATTCGATAGCGAAGTCATGCAAAACGTTTCTAATTTACTAAGAATTAAGCTCGATACCATGTCGAATAGCTCACTGAACAAAACAGATGGCATAAAAAATGTCGCAAATATCTTAAACAATGTTACCCGAGGTTTAGAACGTACAATTTTCGAACATCTCGACGCCGAACAAGCCGAACTTTCCGAACGCATCAAAGAGAAAATGTTTATGTTTGAAGATATTATTCTACTTGATAACATGACCTTGCAACAAGTGTTGGCAGAAATTCAAGACAACAATAAAATCGCTCGAGCACTCAAAAACGAAAAAGAAGAGCTCAAAGAAAAAATTCTATCTTGCGTATCGAAAAACCGTCGCGATATGATTACCGAAGAATTAGAAGTTCTTGGCCCAATCAGACTTTCTGACGTCGAGCAAGCCCAACAAGATATCGCCAATGTTGTTAAAAATCTGGAAAAAGATGGCAAAATAGTTATCCAACGGGGGGAACAGGATGTCCTTATCTAA